In Devosia sp. XK-2, one DNA window encodes the following:
- a CDS encoding TetR/AcrR family transcriptional regulator, which yields MKQEKKFSRRADARPDEVLDAAIAVFAQKGYARTKMDDIAKAAGISKGTVYLYFPSKDALVEGIVRRAVTPIAEGALPQLAAFQGDPRLPITMLIKVLVGLLGDPERLAVPRLILREGMNIPAIAEIYRRDVLDLAIPTLTGLVERGIASGHLRPLDPELTVRSIIGPVIAHLMLSEVFGIRPEGKLSFDRLMENHLNILFDGISAQKAEDAP from the coding sequence ATGAAACAGGAAAAGAAATTCAGCCGCAGGGCCGATGCGCGACCGGACGAGGTGCTGGATGCCGCCATCGCCGTGTTTGCGCAAAAGGGCTATGCCCGCACAAAAATGGACGATATCGCCAAGGCAGCGGGTATCTCGAAGGGGACGGTTTATCTCTATTTTCCCTCCAAGGACGCGCTGGTGGAGGGGATTGTACGCCGCGCCGTGACACCCATTGCCGAAGGCGCCCTGCCCCAGCTCGCGGCTTTTCAGGGCGACCCGCGCCTTCCCATCACTATGCTGATCAAGGTTCTTGTGGGCCTGCTGGGCGATCCGGAACGGCTGGCGGTCCCGCGCCTGATACTGCGCGAAGGCATGAATATTCCGGCCATCGCCGAAATCTATCGCCGCGATGTGCTGGACCTGGCTATTCCCACGCTAACGGGGCTGGTTGAACGCGGCATTGCCTCGGGCCATTTGCGGCCCCTCGACCCTGAATTGACCGTGCGCTCGATTATCGGTCCGGTCATAGCCCATCTCATGCTCAGCGAAGTGTTCGGCATTCGGCCTGAAGGCAAGCTGTCGTTCGACCGGCTGATGGAGAACCACCTCAATATCCTGTTTGACGGGATATCCGCACAAAAGGCGGAGGACGCCCCATGA
- a CDS encoding DUF2948 family protein, translating into MTDLKLIALDTEDLEVISAHLQDAVIRVADMGFARRDKRFALLMNRFDWAADKPRGKGVRKRAALHFSGVTHVAFAGFDPTAPEGVVELLAITFAPSSAPSGIVELRFAGGGTVRLTVDYLEARLADLGAAWAASAKPKHVLD; encoded by the coding sequence ATGACCGATCTCAAGCTGATTGCGCTTGATACCGAAGACCTCGAAGTTATCTCCGCCCATCTGCAGGATGCCGTTATTCGCGTCGCCGATATGGGCTTTGCCCGCCGCGACAAGCGTTTTGCCCTGCTGATGAACCGTTTTGACTGGGCGGCCGACAAGCCCCGCGGCAAGGGTGTTCGCAAGCGCGCCGCTCTGCATTTCAGTGGTGTTACCCACGTCGCCTTTGCCGGTTTCGATCCCACTGCGCCCGAAGGTGTGGTTGAACTGCTAGCCATCACATTCGCACCAAGCTCAGCCCCGTCCGGCATTGTCGAACTGCGCTTTGCCGGTGGCGGCACGGTTCGCCTCACGGTCGACTATCTCGAGGCCCGCCTTGCCGATCTTGGCGCCGCCTGGGCCGCCTCGGCCAAACCCAAACACGTCCTCGACTGA
- a CDS encoding HlyD family efflux transporter periplasmic adaptor subunit — MNEFLAGLMAAILSLLPHQEDPIGYNGYLEADYVYVAPVSAGRIDAVMAMEGQKLAPGEVVFTLDKTQQQNLFNAAQARVSAARATLANLETGGRSEELDVIRASLAKAEADLAQAQSNLARSERLAEAGTVPAVRVEQDRTALASAKAQADQLRAQLAVAELPARNAQQVAAEANLNAAEADAERARQDLEDREVSAPVGGTVDKVFYRVGEVAGVGSPVVSILPDGPLEAWFFIPEGQRAAFGVGQAVTVTCDGCAAQQASIVHIASEPQTTPPIIYSREERSRLVYLVKARLADVSDLRPGQPVTVLP; from the coding sequence ATGAACGAATTTCTCGCGGGTCTTATGGCAGCAATCCTCTCGTTGCTGCCCCATCAGGAGGACCCCATAGGCTATAATGGCTATCTTGAGGCCGATTATGTCTATGTGGCGCCGGTCAGCGCGGGCCGCATTGACGCGGTGATGGCCATGGAGGGGCAAAAGCTGGCGCCCGGCGAGGTGGTTTTCACGCTCGACAAGACCCAGCAGCAAAACCTGTTCAATGCCGCGCAAGCCCGGGTTTCGGCAGCGCGCGCGACGCTGGCCAATCTGGAAACCGGCGGCCGAAGCGAGGAACTGGATGTGATCAGGGCCTCGCTGGCCAAGGCGGAGGCCGACCTGGCGCAGGCGCAATCCAACCTGGCGCGCAGCGAACGGCTGGCCGAGGCCGGCACCGTGCCGGCGGTGCGGGTGGAGCAGGATCGCACGGCGCTGGCCAGCGCCAAGGCGCAGGCCGATCAATTGCGGGCGCAACTGGCCGTTGCCGAACTGCCGGCGCGCAATGCCCAGCAGGTTGCGGCGGAAGCCAATCTCAATGCAGCGGAAGCCGATGCCGAACGTGCGCGCCAGGACCTTGAGGACCGCGAGGTAAGCGCGCCCGTCGGCGGCACGGTGGATAAGGTATTTTATCGCGTGGGCGAGGTGGCGGGCGTGGGAAGCCCGGTGGTGTCAATTCTGCCCGACGGGCCGCTCGAGGCCTGGTTCTTCATCCCCGAAGGGCAACGGGCTGCGTTTGGCGTGGGCCAGGCCGTCACCGTGACCTGCGATGGCTGTGCCGCGCAGCAGGCCAGCATCGTCCATATTGCCAGCGAACCGCAGACCACGCCGCCGATCATCTATTCACGCGAGGAGCGCAGCCGGCTGGTTTATCTGGTCAAGGCCCGCCTAGCAGATGTTAGTGACCTGCGGCCAGGTCAACCGGTAACGGTGCTGCCATGA